From Solwaraspora sp. WMMD1047, the proteins below share one genomic window:
- a CDS encoding lytic polysaccharide monooxygenase, producing MKIKRRVVVITAAAVLGTGLPLVLKPDAALAHGAMTYPATRTYACYEDGRAAGGGDLYPTNPACVAAVAEGGKQPLWDFYGVLIGNAGGRHREIIPDGQLCGAGTTKYAAYNAARTDWPTTNLQSGANITFRYNAWAPHPGTWYQYVTKDGFDPSQPLKWSDLEATPFDQVTNPPTAAGPSGSEYVWNARLPNKSGRHIIYSIWQRSDSPEAFYNCSDVNFGGGGTPTTPPTTPPTTPPTTPPTIPPTTPPTTTPPVGTGACAATVSVDSSWSGGYQATVTVRNTGTAAVSPWTASWTMPSGNTISQGWNATVSQTGSTATATAPSWGQSLAPGASVSVGFISSGSSSPPPSAVRLNGAACS from the coding sequence TTGAAGATCAAGCGCAGGGTGGTGGTCATCACCGCCGCCGCGGTGCTGGGCACCGGGCTCCCGCTGGTTCTGAAGCCCGACGCGGCTCTCGCCCACGGGGCGATGACCTATCCCGCGACCCGCACATACGCCTGCTACGAGGACGGCCGGGCGGCCGGCGGCGGCGATCTGTACCCGACGAACCCGGCCTGTGTGGCGGCCGTGGCCGAGGGCGGCAAGCAGCCGCTCTGGGACTTCTACGGGGTGTTGATCGGCAACGCCGGCGGCCGGCACCGGGAGATCATCCCGGACGGCCAGCTCTGCGGCGCCGGCACCACCAAGTACGCCGCCTACAACGCCGCCCGCACCGACTGGCCGACGACGAACCTGCAGTCGGGCGCCAACATCACCTTCCGGTACAACGCGTGGGCGCCGCACCCGGGTACCTGGTACCAGTACGTGACCAAGGACGGCTTCGACCCCAGCCAGCCGCTGAAGTGGTCGGATCTGGAGGCCACGCCGTTCGACCAGGTGACCAACCCGCCCACGGCGGCCGGTCCGTCCGGTTCGGAGTACGTCTGGAACGCGCGGCTGCCCAACAAGAGCGGCCGGCACATCATCTACTCGATCTGGCAGCGCTCGGACAGCCCGGAGGCGTTCTACAACTGCTCCGACGTCAACTTCGGCGGCGGCGGCACGCCGACCACGCCGCCCACGACGCCGCCGACCACCCCGCCCACCACGCCACCGACGATCCCGCCGACCACCCCGCCCACCACCACTCCGCCGGTGGGCACCGGGGCGTGCGCCGCCACGGTGTCGGTCGACAGCTCCTGGTCGGGCGGCTACCAGGCGACCGTGACGGTGCGCAACACCGGCACCGCGGCGGTCAGCCCCTGGACCGCGTCCTGGACGATGCCGAGTGGCAACACGATCAGCCAGGGCTGGAACGCGACCGTGTCGCAGACCGGCAGCACCGCCACGGCCACCGCGCCGAGCTGGGGCCAGTCGTTGGCACCCGGGGCATCGGTCTCGGTCGGCTTCATCAGCAGCGGATCGTCCAGCCCGCCGCCGAGCGCGGTCCGGCTCAACGGCGCCGCCTGTTCCTGA